The nucleotide sequence ATTGCTGCCCGGGATTTTACGCAATTCTTCTTCTAATCCTTCTGCCGCCTCCCTCATCAGGGGGCTGTGGAAGGGTCCTGAAACATTTAAGAATATGGCTTTTTTATACCCTATACCCTTAAGTTTTTCAACAGCCTCTTTTAAAGCGTCCACATTACCCGACAAAACCACCTGTTCTTTGGAATTAAGGTTTGCCGGCACAGCCACATAATCATCATGGGAGATTTCCCGTAAAACAGGCTCTATCTTCCCCATATCAGCACCGATAAGAGCTACCATACCGCCTTTGCCCTTCGGACAAGCTTCTTCCATAAGGAGGCCTCTTTTTCTCGTAATCTTCAGGGCATCCTCAAATTTAAAAAAACCTCCGGCAAGTAATGCTGTGTACTCACCAAGGCTGTGCCCTGCAACAAGGTACGGGGAAATACCTGTCTCTGTTTTGAGTACCTTATATACAACATAGCTCGCAAGGA is from Pseudomonadota bacterium and encodes:
- the fabD gene encoding ACP S-malonyltransferase; amino-acid sequence: MKKIGVVFPGQGSQRVGMGKGLYDRFEYVRDLFKTADETLGFPITKLCFEGPEDELRQTYNTQPSLLLASYVVYKVLKTETGISPYLVAGHSLGEYTALLAGGFFKFEDALKITRKRGLLMEEACPKGKGGMVALIGADMGKIEPVLREISHDDYVAVPANLNSKEQVVLSGNVDALKEAVEKLKGIGYKKAIFLNVSGPFHSPLMREAAEGLEEELRKIPGSNIETPVVCNVDACPEKDKNAIPGKLYRQMFSPVLWESCIMRMAKEGVEAFLEVGPQKVLSNLIKRIEPDIPCYNVEEFEDIEAVKGLLV